Proteins encoded within one genomic window of Hevea brasiliensis isolate MT/VB/25A 57/8 chromosome 8, ASM3005281v1, whole genome shotgun sequence:
- the LOC110640932 gene encoding uncharacterized protein LOC110640932 yields MALGAMLAQEVENMERAIYYISKKLLAYEENYSLIERTCLAIVGVTKKLRHYFQTHRVIVVSRMDPLKYLFEVLTLVGKLAKWLVLLSEFDIVYETRKTIKGRVVVEFLSKNPVNEEEEVETAFPDESLKLVEVQPWKMYFDGAMNKSRAGIGVVLEAPNGEQLLMTKRLCFPTTNNIAEYEACICGLEALIAVGAKKVEVFRDSMLVVSHIKGEWELKEEKLRPYLEYAKKLLFSSEEVTMKHMPRAQNQMADALATLASLWEKGDQKLTQQLS; encoded by the coding sequence ATGGCCCTGGGGGCAATGTTGGCACAAGAAGTAGAGAATATGGAGAGAGCCATCTATTACATCAGTAAGAAACTCCTTGCTTATGAGGAGAATTATTCACTAATAGAAAGAACTTGTTTGGCTATAGTAGGGGTAACTAAGAAGTTAAGGCACTACTTTCAGACCCATCGAGTTATTGTAGTATCCCGGATGGATCCTTTAAAGTACCTATTTGAAGTACTGACGCTAGTTGGAAAATTGGCCAAATGGTTGGTTCTATTGTCTGAATTTGATATTGTGTATGAGACTCGAAAAACCATCAAAGGGCGTGTAGTGGTCGAATTTCTTTCTAAAAATCCAGTTAATGAAGAGGAAGAAGTCGAAACAGCCTTCCCGGATGAGAGTCTCAAGCTAGTAGAGGTCCAGCCATGGAAAATGTACTTTGATGGGGCCATGAATAAGAGCAGAGCCGGTATAGGGGTAGTTTTGGAAGCACCGAATGGAGAACAATTGTTAATGACAAAAAGGTTATGTTTCCCAACCACTAATAATATTGCAGAATATGAGGCTTGCATTTGTGGCCTAGAGGCATTAATAGCTGTTGGGGCTAAAAAAGTGGAGGTGTTCAGAGATTCAATGCTAGTGGTTTCCCATATTAAAGGTGAAtgggaattgaaagaagaaaagttgaggccATACCTGGAGTATGCTAAGAAACTATTATTTAGCTCTGAGGAAGTGACAATGAAGCACATGCCTAGAGCTCAGAACCAGATGGCTGATGCTCTAGCCACGTTGGCATCCTTATGGGAGAAGGGTGATCAGAAGCTGACCCagcagttatcctaa